One Penaeus monodon isolate SGIC_2016 chromosome 42, NSTDA_Pmon_1, whole genome shotgun sequence genomic window, CGACCCACAATGTTAAAATTACGGCTCACCATTGCTATGAAAATAGACAGAATCTTCCATGATGCGAAAATACCCATGCACTATGCGCTTCCCATGTGAAAAATGGGCAGGAGGCTAAGGATGGATCGGCCCAGGGGACGATGCTGCAGCCAGCGATCGGGACAAAGTTGTGGCGAGCAAACGGAGACTCATCCAGGCAGAGGACAGCACCCAACCAATTAGACAATTCCACTGTGTGTGAAACAAGATCCTGTTAGTAAGCTGTTTAACTTctttcatatatcatttatcaattatcaAAATCTTAAggcattacattattattcaagCATTAATACCTCATCTCACAAAAGAGCAACTTCTTTACCCCTGGTTACGAAGTGTAAGTCCTCCTGATTTTTATATCAATTCTGTAGTACCTATTTAGTTACTATCAACAGGTGGTAACAGTCTGCAGTATATACAAAATTGCTTTCAGTCTATAACCTActcatattattactactatagaAAGCAACTTTACTCtattttgaaaagaaaactaCAGGAAAGATCTTCAGAGGTGTTATAGGGAAAAGGATACTGAAAGAAGCAAGTTTTTATTATTGAGATTGACCAAAAAGTCTTAGCAATTTCaatgaaaatgacattttttACTGCAGGACAGGTGTTGCACTTGACTTCATGCAAGATAGGAACTATTTCGCACTGTTGATCACAAGCAATGCTAAATTAGCCTGAATTAGCCTTGACATGAACTGCATCAAAAAGAATCTGCAAGAACTGAAGAATGGCACAATAAATCTTCAACGACATAGGACAAAACAGCCTTTGAATTGCACCTCTGACACATTTGGCAGAACAACATCTCAGTGACAAGACATTGAAGTTGTACCATAAtaaggtattatcattattgctataaaaaGTGATCTTAGAGGAAGGAAAATCAAAACAGAGAGGGCTCACAATAAACCTTATAAATAACCTACCTAAAGCTTTCTTTCATTGTTGCTCTGATATAAGACAACTGATTGACTTGCTTCGCAGTGATTGGGCTAGAGTCCCTTCCAAGCACACGATCAACCTCCTCTTGGACTTTGGCTTGAACTTGTGGGTATTTGGCCAGGAGATATAAGAGCACTATAAGAGTACTGGTTGtctgaaaggagggagagggtgggagatcTTCCACACTATTGTGAACTTTCAGTCAAAGATATCTCAAGCTTAATTACATGCATATCTGGGGAAAAATAAGTCAGAAAAACTATTACAAGATTATGTTACGTTGATTTTGACAATATATGGATCTATCATAAGGAAATAGAACACTTTCTTTTGACTTACACATGCCTCTACTAACAGTATAAGCACCCTAATCTtgctaaatatatacagtatatgaaatGTCAGCAACTTTATAATTTGTGAGGCTTGTAACATCAAAATGCATAAGATATCTCCCTTTTCCAGTAAGCTTGAATGAAAGAGTAATAATTAAAACTGGCTAAAAGCAGCCTGATCTTCTCACAGCCTCCTCACCACAAgggatgataaaataagatataaaaaaaactaaatcttcAAGTAAACTAACTGTCTCCGATCCGCCAGGTAGGAGATCAATCATGAAGGTGACAATGTCCTTGTGTGAGAGTTCCTGATCCAGTAAAACAGTTGTTCAACCATGTTGAGTCTGCGATCGGGGTCTCTCGCGTTCCTTTCTTCTATCCCCTCTTTGAACTCCCAGAGTGTCCTGTCACACACTCTGTAACAGACAGCTGGATTTTCATATCTTATAGATAGTAAGTCAAACATATGCTTAGTATTTCAGTTTCACATATAGTGGAAAGTTATATCACTTCAGCTGTAAGTACCAGAaattaatggaaagaaaagaaagaagtaaagaagaggaagagaaagaaggaggaggaggaggaggaggaggaggaggaggaggatgaggaggaggaggaggaggagaggaggaggcggaggaggaggaggaggaggaggaggaggagaaggagaaggagaaggagaaggagaaggagaaggagaaggagaaggagaaggagaaggagaaggagaaggagaagaagaagaagaagaagaagaacaagaagaacaagaagaatgataaagacagaagaatgaaaaaaaagcaagatgaagtagaagaaaagagatgaataataataataataataataataataataataatgataataataataataaaaagaagaagaagaagaagaggaggaggaggaagaaaatgaggaaaaataaaacacaaacaaaaagaagaagaaagaaataaagaagatgaagaagaagaggaaaaaaaaaaaaagaagaaaagagataaaatcaTACAAACTCAAtcatgatagatagtagatagttacTCTGTCAGCGTCTTCAAAGACTCTTGTAACGTCTTGAAAGTTTTGGTTGGGTAAATTTTCCATGTGAGATCTTCTTCACACTCGAAAATGACATCCAGAGGTCCTGCGCAGCTCTCGTCGCATTTCAATCTGACTCCGAGTTAGGGGGAGATTTGGATCCAAGCTGCCTAGTCGCCTGTTGAGAGAAATTATACAAATACCTGTGGGAAATGAGAGAGACATAGGGACCATGAGAAGGATGATATACAagtgattacaataaaaaatgttaaaggcAAGTTGCTTTCTTATTCAATAAGCTACAGATACATAATAGGAATGCTATACCAAAGTCAGTTAATTTCATACAAGTATATGAGGGTTAAAATAGTCGTGGTGGTAAAGGTGATGATAGGAGTAATGCTTgtcaatagaaaaaagagagagatggggttggAAGGAGTAAAAAATTGAGGTTCGGTGGAGGGGAAACAATGGGGAGCTGTCggcgagaaagagataaaaagagaaagaaaacaaatggaagaACATGATACATACTCTCGAGTGCCAAATTTGCCATCAAAGACGTGAGGATCTGAAGTCAATTCGCCTTTATTTCTCCTCGCTTTAGGGAAATTCTGGAAATTAAAATCTGTGGGTAAGCATTACTGATCAAAGATGAAAGCTCTGAGAAATTTACATATTGCTAATATGCatgtattaaaaacaatatatatcata contains:
- the LOC119599471 gene encoding probable cytochrome P450 4d14, with the protein product MIDLLPGGSETTTSTLIVLLYLLAKYPQVQAKVQEEVDRVLGRDSSPITAKQVNQLSYIRATMKESFRLLPPVDSN